Proteins from a genomic interval of Ralstonia wenshanensis:
- the accC gene encoding acetyl-CoA carboxylase biotin carboxylase subunit, producing the protein MFDKILIANRGEIALRIQRACRELGIKTVVVYSEADKEAKYVKLADEAVCIGPAPSPLSYLNMPAIISAAEVTDAQAIHPGYGFLSENADFAERVEQSGFTFIGPTPESIRLMGDKVSAKQAMIKSGVPCVPGSEGALSEDPKEILATAKKVGYPVIIKAAGGGGGRGMRVVHTEAALINAVNMTREEAGRAFGNPEVYMEKFLEHPRHVEIQILADQHRNAIWLGERDCSMQRRHQKVIEEAPAPHIPRRLIERIGDRCAEACKKIGYRGAGTFEFLYENGEFYFIEMNTRVQVEHPVTEMITGVDIVQEQIRVAAGEKLRFRQKDIVLKGHAIECRINAEDPFKFTPSPGRITSWHVPGGPGVRVDSHAYNGYFVPPNYDSMIGKLITYGATREQAIARMRIALSEMVVEGIQTNVPLHRDLMLDANFVEGGTDIHYLEHRLAQQEVAKGGGK; encoded by the coding sequence ATGTTCGACAAGATCCTGATCGCGAATCGCGGCGAGATCGCTCTTCGCATCCAGCGCGCCTGCCGCGAACTCGGCATCAAGACCGTGGTGGTCTATTCCGAGGCAGACAAGGAAGCCAAATACGTCAAGCTGGCTGACGAAGCCGTGTGTATCGGCCCGGCACCGTCGCCGCTGTCGTACCTGAACATGCCGGCCATCATCTCGGCCGCCGAGGTGACCGACGCACAGGCCATCCACCCTGGCTACGGCTTCCTGTCGGAAAACGCCGACTTTGCCGAGCGCGTGGAGCAATCCGGCTTCACCTTCATCGGCCCGACACCCGAATCGATCCGCCTGATGGGCGACAAGGTCTCGGCCAAGCAAGCGATGATCAAGTCCGGCGTGCCGTGCGTGCCGGGCTCGGAAGGCGCCCTGTCCGAAGACCCGAAGGAAATTCTGGCAACGGCCAAGAAGGTTGGCTATCCGGTGATCATCAAGGCGGCAGGCGGTGGCGGTGGCCGCGGCATGCGTGTGGTCCACACCGAGGCCGCGCTGATCAACGCCGTCAACATGACGCGCGAAGAAGCCGGCCGTGCCTTCGGCAACCCCGAAGTCTATATGGAGAAGTTCCTGGAGCATCCGCGCCACGTGGAGATCCAGATCCTGGCCGACCAGCACCGCAACGCCATCTGGCTGGGTGAGCGCGACTGCTCCATGCAGCGCCGCCACCAGAAGGTGATCGAAGAAGCGCCAGCGCCGCACATTCCGCGCCGCCTGATCGAGCGCATTGGTGACCGTTGCGCCGAAGCCTGCAAGAAGATCGGCTACCGCGGCGCCGGCACGTTCGAGTTCCTGTATGAAAACGGCGAGTTCTACTTCATCGAAATGAACACGCGCGTGCAGGTCGAACACCCGGTCACGGAAATGATCACGGGCGTCGACATCGTGCAGGAGCAGATCCGCGTGGCGGCCGGCGAAAAGCTGCGCTTCCGCCAGAAGGACATCGTGCTCAAGGGCCACGCCATCGAGTGCCGCATCAACGCGGAAGATCCGTTCAAGTTCACGCCGTCGCCGGGTCGCATCACGTCGTGGCACGTGCCGGGTGGCCCGGGCGTCCGCGTGGATTCGCACGCCTACAACGGCTACTTTGTGCCGCCCAATTACGATTCGATGATCGGCAAGCTCATTACGTACGGAGCAACGCGTGAGCAGGCCATCGCCCGCATGCGCATCGCCCTGTCGGAAATGGTGGTGGAAGGCATCCAGACCAACGTGCCGCTGCACCGCGACCTGATGCTCGACGCCAACTTCGTGGAAGGCGGCACCGACATCCACTATCTGGAGCACCGTCTGGCGCAACAGGAAGTGGCCAAGGGTGGCGGCAAGTGA
- the mpl gene encoding UDP-N-acetylmuramate:L-alanyl-gamma-D-glutamyl-meso-diaminopimelate ligase — protein sequence MHIHILGICGTFMGGIALIGRQAGHRVTGCDANVYPPMSTQLEAQGIELIEGFDPEQLSIGADLYVIGNVISRGNPLMEAILDRNLPYISGPQWLGDNVLRQKWVLAVAGTHGKTTTTSMLAWILQDAGYNPGFLVGGVPRNFGLSARLTESDFFVIEADEYDTAFFDKRSKFVHYRPRTAILNNLEFDHADIFPDLAAIETQFHHLVRTVPGQGRLLVNGREDSLKRVLERGCWSEVEQFGAEDRLGWKIANLRDDDSFDVVFKGQPQGRVRWALQGDHNRMNALAAIAAARHVGVPPAQSIESLARFENVKRRMEVRGTVNDVTVYDDFAHHPTAIRTTIEGLRRRVGKGRILAVLEPRSNTMKLGVMKQALPDSLSGADQVFAYGAANGRDAIGWDLAGALAPLGGRAKAFSDLAALVADVTAAARPGDHVLVMSNGGFGGVHQRLLDALAERVGTAN from the coding sequence ATGCATATCCACATCCTTGGAATCTGCGGCACCTTCATGGGCGGCATTGCCCTGATTGGCCGCCAGGCCGGTCACCGCGTCACCGGCTGCGACGCCAACGTCTACCCCCCGATGAGCACCCAGCTCGAAGCGCAAGGTATCGAACTGATCGAAGGGTTCGACCCCGAACAGCTCTCCATCGGCGCTGATTTGTACGTCATCGGCAACGTGATCTCCCGCGGCAATCCGCTGATGGAAGCCATCCTGGATCGCAATCTCCCTTACATTTCTGGCCCGCAATGGCTGGGCGACAACGTCCTGCGTCAGAAATGGGTGCTTGCCGTGGCAGGTACGCATGGCAAAACGACAACTACATCGATGCTCGCGTGGATCTTGCAGGACGCCGGCTACAACCCGGGCTTCCTGGTGGGTGGTGTGCCGCGCAACTTCGGGTTGTCGGCGCGGCTCACGGAATCCGACTTTTTTGTCATCGAGGCCGATGAGTACGACACGGCATTTTTCGACAAGCGCAGCAAGTTCGTCCATTACCGCCCCCGTACGGCCATATTGAATAACCTGGAGTTCGATCACGCCGACATCTTTCCCGATCTTGCGGCAATCGAAACCCAATTTCACCACTTGGTACGCACTGTGCCCGGTCAAGGTCGCCTGCTCGTGAATGGTCGCGAAGATAGCCTGAAGCGTGTACTTGAGCGCGGATGCTGGTCAGAAGTCGAGCAATTCGGCGCTGAAGACCGCCTTGGCTGGAAAATCGCGAACCTGCGCGATGACGACAGCTTCGACGTGGTTTTCAAGGGGCAGCCGCAGGGCCGAGTCCGTTGGGCGCTTCAAGGCGATCACAATCGCATGAATGCGCTGGCAGCCATTGCCGCGGCGCGCCACGTTGGCGTGCCGCCTGCTCAATCCATTGAAAGCCTGGCCCGTTTCGAAAATGTGAAACGCCGCATGGAAGTGCGTGGCACTGTCAATGACGTGACCGTGTACGACGATTTTGCCCATCATCCGACCGCCATTCGTACGACGATCGAGGGCCTGCGCCGTCGAGTAGGGAAGGGGCGCATTCTCGCGGTACTGGAGCCTCGTTCAAACACCATGAAGTTGGGTGTGATGAAGCAGGCGCTTCCAGACAGCCTGTCCGGAGCTGATCAAGTCTTCGCTTACGGTGCCGCCAACGGCCGCGACGCAATCGGCTGGGATTTGGCTGGCGCGTTAGCACCGCTGGGGGGCCGCGCGAAGGCATTCTCTGATCTGGCCGCCCTAGTTGCAGACGTCACGGCTGCCGCCCGCCCTGGCGACCACGTCCTTGTCATGAGCAACGGGGGGTTCGGCGGCGTACATCAGAGGCTGCTGGACGCGTTGGCTGAACGCGTCGGCACGGCGAACTGA
- the tpx gene encoding thiol peroxidase has product MANVTLGGNPIEVGGQFPTAGSKAPAFTLVGADLKDVSLADFAGKRKVLNIVPSLDTPVCATSTRKFNEAAAKLENTVVLSISADLPFAAGRFCTTEGIANVKPLSTFRDKGFKQAYGVDITSGPLAGVTARAVVVLDANDNVLYSQLVPEIKDEPNYDAALAALK; this is encoded by the coding sequence ATGGCAAACGTGACCCTTGGCGGCAACCCGATCGAAGTCGGCGGCCAATTCCCGACCGCAGGCTCAAAGGCACCGGCATTCACGCTGGTCGGCGCAGACCTGAAAGACGTCTCGCTCGCTGACTTTGCCGGCAAGCGCAAGGTCCTGAACATCGTGCCGAGCCTGGACACCCCGGTGTGCGCCACCTCCACGCGCAAGTTCAACGAAGCCGCTGCCAAGCTGGAAAACACCGTCGTGCTCTCCATCTCCGCTGATCTGCCCTTTGCGGCTGGCCGCTTCTGCACCACCGAAGGCATCGCGAATGTGAAGCCGCTGTCGACCTTCCGCGACAAGGGTTTCAAGCAAGCCTACGGCGTCGACATCACGTCGGGCCCGCTGGCTGGCGTGACCGCGCGTGCCGTGGTCGTGCTCGACGCCAACGACAACGTCCTGTACTCGCAGCTCGTGCCCGAGATCAAGGACGAGCCGAACTACGACGCCGCCCTGGCTGCGCTGAAGTAA
- the aroQ gene encoding type II 3-dehydroquinate dehydratase produces the protein MADKPIAKALRNVLVLHGPNLNLLGTREPEVYGATTLADINAALVERATARGVTLAHFQSNHEGALVDRIHAAKNEGIEFIIINPAAYTHTSVALRDALAGVVIPYIEVHLSNVHRREPFRHHSYLADQAVGVICGLGWRGYLAALDFAIDQHGG, from the coding sequence GTGGCTGATAAACCCATCGCCAAAGCGCTTCGCAACGTGCTCGTACTGCACGGCCCGAACCTCAATTTGCTGGGGACGCGCGAACCGGAAGTCTATGGTGCAACCACCCTCGCCGACATCAACGCCGCCCTGGTCGAACGCGCCACCGCGCGCGGCGTGACGCTTGCGCACTTCCAGTCGAACCATGAAGGTGCGCTGGTGGATCGTATCCACGCCGCAAAAAACGAAGGCATTGAATTCATCATCATCAATCCGGCCGCCTACACGCACACGAGCGTGGCTCTGCGCGATGCGCTGGCCGGCGTGGTGATCCCGTATATCGAAGTGCATCTGTCCAACGTGCATCGTCGTGAACCGTTCCGCCACCATTCTTATCTGGCGGACCAGGCGGTGGGCGTGATTTGCGGATTGGGCTGGCGCGGCTATCTGGCGGCGCTGGACTTCGCAATTGACCAACACGGCGGCTGA
- the prmA gene encoding 50S ribosomal protein L11 methyltransferase, with protein sequence MTYRECVLEVARDDAEALSEALFDLGALSVSVEDADADTPEEQPLFGEPGHEPTRLAWNRSRVVALLADDADPALLVAAAANEIGLSPLPAYTVREVEEQDWVRVTQSQFEPIHIGEHIWVVPSWHDAPEPDAVVLELDPGLAFGTGSHPTTRLCMEWLEQHVQPGERTLDYGCGSGILAIVAKKLGAGETVGVDIDPNAVEASRYNAERNHVEATFALPDDAPEGTFDLVVANILSNPLKLMAAMLCARVRPGGRLILSGVLERQAEEVAAAYASVIPLTVWRARDGWVCLHGVKPAV encoded by the coding sequence GTGACGTACCGCGAATGCGTGCTCGAAGTGGCGCGTGACGACGCCGAAGCGTTGTCCGAAGCGCTGTTTGATCTCGGCGCGCTGTCGGTTTCGGTGGAAGACGCCGATGCCGACACGCCCGAAGAGCAACCACTCTTTGGCGAGCCCGGCCACGAGCCGACACGCCTTGCGTGGAACCGCTCGCGCGTGGTTGCGCTGCTCGCTGACGATGCCGACCCGGCATTGCTGGTGGCAGCCGCGGCCAACGAAATCGGGCTGTCACCGCTGCCTGCGTACACCGTGCGCGAAGTCGAAGAGCAGGACTGGGTGCGCGTCACGCAATCGCAGTTCGAGCCCATTCATATTGGTGAGCACATCTGGGTCGTGCCGTCGTGGCACGATGCGCCGGAGCCCGATGCCGTGGTGCTAGAGCTCGACCCGGGCCTCGCGTTCGGCACCGGCAGCCACCCGACCACGCGCCTGTGCATGGAATGGCTCGAGCAGCACGTGCAACCCGGCGAACGCACGCTCGACTACGGCTGCGGCTCGGGCATCCTGGCCATCGTCGCCAAGAAGCTCGGCGCCGGTGAAACCGTCGGTGTCGATATCGATCCGAACGCCGTGGAAGCCTCGCGCTACAACGCCGAGCGCAACCACGTCGAAGCCACCTTCGCCCTGCCCGACGATGCACCGGAAGGCACGTTCGATCTGGTCGTCGCCAACATCCTGTCGAACCCGCTCAAGCTGATGGCAGCCATGTTGTGCGCACGCGTGCGCCCGGGCGGCCGGCTGATTCTGTCGGGCGTGCTTGAGCGCCAAGCCGAAGAAGTGGCTGCCGCGTATGCCTCGGTCATTCCGCTCACCGTTTGGCGTGCACGTGACGGCTGGGTCTGCCTGCATGGTGTGAAACCCGCGGTGTGA
- a CDS encoding UDP-N-acetylmuramate--alanine ligase, producing MSKRSTLDPARVREEIAITAARMIAEDGADYATAKRKAARQVLGTESRAPGEWLPDNEQVETEVREYQALFQAESQPRVLALLRRIALLLMEGLAVHHPYLAGAVFNGTASEHSDIHLQVFCDSPKDVAIFLLNAGVDFDTTESAHFAGRDEVETLSFLWRGQWPAGAESHELARELRAETGTPVGVHIALYDMNDVRGARRADATGKTQRGDAAAVRALLSQG from the coding sequence ATGTCCAAACGCTCCACCCTCGACCCCGCCCGCGTGCGGGAGGAAATTGCCATCACCGCCGCGCGCATGATCGCGGAAGACGGCGCCGATTACGCGACCGCCAAGCGCAAGGCCGCGCGCCAGGTGCTTGGCACCGAATCCCGCGCGCCCGGCGAATGGCTGCCCGACAATGAACAGGTCGAAACGGAAGTCCGCGAATACCAGGCGCTGTTCCAGGCCGAATCCCAGCCGCGCGTGCTGGCGTTGCTGCGCCGCATCGCACTGCTACTGATGGAAGGGCTGGCAGTCCACCACCCGTACTTGGCGGGCGCGGTCTTCAACGGCACCGCCAGCGAGCACTCCGACATCCACCTGCAGGTCTTCTGCGATAGCCCGAAGGATGTGGCGATCTTCCTGCTCAACGCCGGCGTGGACTTCGATACCACGGAGAGCGCTCACTTCGCCGGCCGAGACGAGGTGGAAACGCTCAGCTTCCTGTGGCGCGGCCAATGGCCCGCCGGGGCCGAATCCCACGAGTTGGCGCGCGAGCTGCGCGCTGAAACAGGCACGCCCGTCGGCGTCCATATCGCCCTATATGACATGAACGATGTGCGCGGTGCGCGGCGGGCAGACGCCACCGGCAAGACGCAACGCGGCGACGCGGCGGCAGTGCGTGCCCTACTGTCGCAGGGGTGA
- a CDS encoding TlpA family protein disulfide reductase has protein sequence MSRRTALIALLIAGLLAATAGVYFGHRATEPKTPADHAVAAFYGSKLPDANGAPLDLAAFRGQPVVINFWAPWCGPCVEEMPELSALAQEQKAKARFVGIGIDSASNIQTFLGKVHVTYPIAVAGFGGTELGRQFGNEVGGLPFTVILNAQGEIIFRKMGRVHADELREALRRT, from the coding sequence ATGTCCCGCCGTACCGCTCTGATTGCCCTGTTGATTGCCGGCCTGCTTGCCGCGACGGCGGGCGTCTATTTTGGGCATCGCGCCACTGAGCCCAAAACGCCGGCCGACCATGCTGTTGCCGCGTTCTACGGCAGCAAGCTCCCGGACGCCAATGGCGCCCCCCTGGATCTGGCAGCGTTTCGGGGCCAGCCGGTGGTCATCAATTTCTGGGCACCGTGGTGCGGTCCTTGCGTAGAGGAGATGCCCGAGCTGTCTGCGCTGGCACAGGAGCAAAAGGCCAAGGCAAGGTTCGTTGGCATCGGGATTGACTCGGCGTCCAATATCCAGACTTTTCTGGGTAAGGTCCACGTCACATACCCCATTGCCGTGGCGGGCTTTGGCGGAACGGAGCTGGGCCGCCAGTTCGGAAACGAAGTCGGCGGCCTTCCGTTCACTGTGATCCTCAACGCACAAGGTGAGATCATTTTCCGGAAGATGGGTCGTGTGCATGCCGACGAACTGCGTGAGGCCCTGCGGCGCACGTGA
- the accB gene encoding acetyl-CoA carboxylase biotin carboxyl carrier protein has translation MDLRKLKTLIDLVAESGISELEVTEGEGKVRIVKSAPQVVAPMQYAPMPMQAAPAVGAPAAAAPAAVGGEAAAPALPAGHIVTSPMVGTFYRSPSPGAAEFVKVGDTVKEGQTICIIEAMKLLNEIEADKAGVIKEILIENGQAVEYGQPLFVIG, from the coding sequence ATGGATTTGCGCAAGCTGAAAACGCTGATCGACCTCGTGGCCGAATCGGGCATTTCGGAACTCGAAGTGACCGAAGGCGAAGGCAAGGTCCGCATCGTCAAGTCGGCGCCGCAAGTGGTGGCCCCGATGCAATATGCGCCGATGCCGATGCAGGCCGCACCGGCTGTCGGCGCCCCCGCGGCAGCGGCTCCGGCAGCCGTCGGTGGCGAGGCTGCCGCCCCGGCCCTGCCGGCAGGCCACATCGTGACGTCGCCGATGGTCGGCACGTTCTACCGTTCGCCGTCGCCGGGCGCTGCCGAGTTCGTCAAGGTGGGCGACACGGTCAAGGAAGGCCAGACGATCTGCATCATCGAAGCGATGAAGCTGCTCAATGAGATCGAAGCGGACAAGGCGGGCGTGATCAAGGAAATCCTGATCGAGAACGGCCAGGCTGTGGAATACGGCCAACCGCTGTTCGTGATCGGCTGA
- a CDS encoding DUF3426 domain-containing protein, whose product MATAPQAAPRLAARCPNCQTAFRVVADQLRLRGGLVRCGRCNHVFDGRDHLIELGAAPMPAAPPAEATQPRQLPEHTARVAPLSTPVTPEPETPTAPPAAEDDHGFGMTLIWEEDVPEEGVAEVHLGEVEGATPVPDVQSTAPDTRPLPDEAPIEHAAEPAPQTSQPEPPAASVAPADPFHGLPPIRDLDDEEDAFAAAVPKQPSADLQVESAIAPSPAPAVTASAPPAVASLMPEAQKHDSVWMRHETDPHTLFAPVPRRHHGHARRTQAEPTGPTPQRTLTGAPRPRKVRGPNHGVSAATLDFLRAAQAREQARKTTGRRALARIAISLLAVLAVAQLLFLARAEIARRAPSARPMLEALCQPLHCTIAPPRDLDALQIESSQLQRQEGDASDQYVLTATLRNRAGGPIALPAIELITTDLQDQLLSRRALLPADYLNPSDSAYGKSGLPARAELPIRVRFQSQRPTANYRVLIFYP is encoded by the coding sequence ATGGCAACTGCGCCACAAGCTGCGCCACGTTTGGCCGCCCGCTGCCCCAACTGCCAAACCGCATTCCGCGTTGTCGCCGATCAGCTTCGGCTGCGCGGCGGGCTCGTCCGTTGCGGCCGCTGCAATCACGTCTTCGATGGCCGCGATCATCTGATCGAGCTTGGTGCCGCGCCCATGCCTGCGGCGCCGCCCGCCGAAGCAACGCAGCCACGGCAATTGCCGGAACACACCGCTCGCGTTGCGCCGCTCTCAACGCCCGTCACCCCTGAACCGGAAACGCCCACGGCGCCACCTGCCGCAGAGGACGATCACGGCTTCGGCATGACGCTGATCTGGGAAGAAGACGTTCCGGAAGAAGGCGTCGCGGAAGTGCATCTGGGGGAAGTGGAAGGGGCAACACCCGTGCCCGACGTGCAATCGACCGCACCGGACACCCGCCCGCTGCCGGACGAGGCGCCGATCGAACACGCTGCCGAGCCCGCGCCGCAGACATCGCAACCCGAACCGCCCGCCGCGTCCGTCGCTCCCGCCGATCCGTTCCACGGCCTGCCGCCCATCCGCGACCTTGACGACGAGGAAGACGCGTTCGCCGCCGCCGTGCCCAAGCAGCCGTCGGCAGACCTGCAGGTGGAATCGGCCATCGCGCCCTCGCCAGCTCCGGCTGTGACCGCGTCTGCGCCGCCAGCGGTCGCCTCCCTGATGCCCGAGGCGCAGAAGCACGATTCGGTCTGGATGCGCCACGAAACCGATCCGCACACGCTTTTTGCGCCGGTGCCGCGCCGCCACCACGGCCACGCACGTCGCACGCAAGCCGAGCCGACCGGTCCGACGCCGCAGCGCACGCTGACCGGCGCCCCGCGTCCGCGCAAGGTGCGTGGGCCGAATCATGGTGTCTCTGCCGCGACGCTGGATTTCCTGCGTGCCGCGCAGGCCCGCGAGCAAGCACGTAAAACGACCGGACGCCGTGCCCTGGCGCGCATCGCGATCAGCTTGCTGGCGGTGCTGGCGGTAGCGCAACTGCTCTTCCTCGCGCGCGCCGAAATCGCTCGCCGCGCGCCCTCCGCACGCCCGATGCTGGAGGCACTGTGCCAGCCGTTGCACTGCACGATCGCGCCGCCGCGCGACCTCGATGCATTGCAGATCGAATCGTCGCAACTGCAGCGTCAAGAGGGCGATGCCTCCGACCAGTACGTATTGACGGCTACGTTGCGCAACCGCGCCGGCGGCCCCATCGCCCTGCCGGCGATCGAACTGATAACCACCGACCTGCAAGACCAGTTGCTCTCGCGCCGTGCGCTACTGCCCGCCGACTACCTGAACCCGAGCGACAGTGCATACGGCAAGTCAGGGTTGCCCGCCCGCGCCGAACTACCGATTCGGGTACGATTCCAGTCCCAGCGCCCGACGGCCAATTACCGGGTCCTGATTTTTTACCCCTGA
- a CDS encoding carbohydrate kinase family protein, whose amino-acid sequence MASVICGSVAYDTIMTFDGHFREHILPDKIHILNVSFLVPTMRREFGGCAGNIAYTLKLLGGEPIIMGTVGQDAGPYLDYLKKLGISTAHVTEVPDTFTAQAMITTDRDNNQITAFHPGAMSHSSINSVKNALPARLGLVGPDSREGMLHHATQFAESGVPFIFDLGQAMPLFDGADLRHFVELASYVVVNDYEAQVMLSRTGYSAAELAQRVEAYIVTRGEEGAEIYAGGKQYTIPAVPAERVVDPTGCGDAFRGGLLYGIENGLDWDTTGRLASLMGSLKIACQGPQNHGLPVDEIAQRFESAFGYRYQ is encoded by the coding sequence ATGGCCAGCGTGATCTGCGGCTCGGTTGCCTACGACACCATCATGACGTTCGACGGACACTTCCGCGAACACATCCTGCCCGACAAGATCCACATCCTGAACGTTTCCTTTCTGGTGCCAACCATGCGCCGGGAGTTCGGTGGCTGCGCAGGCAACATCGCTTACACGCTGAAACTGCTCGGCGGCGAGCCCATCATCATGGGCACCGTCGGCCAAGATGCGGGCCCGTACCTGGACTACCTGAAAAAGCTCGGTATCTCGACAGCGCACGTTACGGAGGTTCCGGACACGTTCACCGCGCAAGCGATGATCACGACCGACCGCGACAACAACCAGATCACCGCGTTCCACCCAGGCGCGATGAGCCATTCGAGCATCAATTCGGTCAAGAATGCACTGCCGGCCCGGCTCGGCCTGGTGGGCCCCGACAGCCGCGAAGGCATGCTGCACCACGCGACGCAATTTGCCGAATCCGGCGTGCCGTTTATCTTTGACCTGGGCCAGGCAATGCCGCTGTTTGACGGCGCGGACCTGCGCCACTTCGTTGAACTCGCCAGCTACGTGGTGGTCAATGACTACGAAGCGCAGGTCATGCTGTCACGCACGGGCTACAGTGCGGCAGAGCTTGCGCAGCGCGTCGAGGCTTACATCGTCACGCGCGGGGAAGAAGGGGCGGAGATTTACGCCGGCGGCAAGCAGTACACTATTCCGGCCGTGCCGGCAGAACGTGTGGTCGACCCGACCGGTTGCGGTGACGCGTTCCGCGGCGGCCTGCTCTACGGCATCGAGAACGGCCTGGACTGGGACACCACCGGTCGCCTCGCCAGCCTGATGGGCTCACTCAAGATCGCTTGCCAAGGCCCGCAGAATCACGGCCTGCCCGTCGACGAAATTGCCCAGCGCTTTGAATCCGCTTTCGGGTACAGGTATCAATAA
- a CDS encoding outer membrane lipoprotein, with the protein MKPIYRIGAATLLVAALGLQGCAMGTNSNSAYTSVQAQREQTVRFGTVDSVRNVVIDREQTGVGTIAGGAIGGIGSAAAIGRGNGSVAAGVLGAILGGVAGSALEGQMNKRPGLEITVKLDNGEYRAITQDADEAFRPGERVRLLSSGGVTRVTH; encoded by the coding sequence ATGAAACCCATCTATCGCATCGGCGCCGCGACTCTGCTGGTCGCCGCCCTTGGCCTGCAAGGCTGCGCCATGGGCACCAACTCCAACAGCGCTTACACCTCGGTGCAGGCGCAGCGCGAGCAGACCGTGCGCTTTGGTACGGTGGATTCTGTGCGCAATGTCGTGATCGACCGTGAGCAGACCGGTGTTGGCACCATTGCCGGCGGCGCGATCGGCGGCATTGGTTCGGCAGCAGCCATCGGGCGCGGCAACGGCTCGGTGGCGGCCGGTGTGCTCGGTGCGATTCTCGGTGGCGTTGCAGGCAGCGCGCTCGAGGGTCAGATGAACAAGCGTCCGGGCCTGGAAATCACCGTCAAGCTCGACAACGGCGAGTACCGCGCGATCACGCAGGACGCCGACGAGGCCTTCCGTCCTGGCGAGCGCGTGCGCCTGCTCTCATCGGGTGGGGTGA